In Shewanella sp. VB17, a single genomic region encodes these proteins:
- a CDS encoding LysR substrate-binding domain-containing protein, producing MLHWEGVSEFVAVAETESFTQAAQRLGISTAQVSRQVSALEIRLATKLFHRTTRKVSTTEVGRIYYQHCRQVLDGLEEAERVITNLQSSPRGTLKITAPVTYGEKTLAPLINDFIAQYPELEVKINLTNQKIDLIDEGYDLAIRLGQLEDSTMMAKKLSTRTLYVCASPRYIDTFGIPHSLSELNQHNCLLGTIDYWRFQENGKTRNIRVKGSLNCNSGHALVDAALKGIGIIQLPDYYIIPYLADGRLVPLLENNSQPDAGIWALYPHNRHLSPKVRMLLDYLSEALT from the coding sequence ATGTTGCATTGGGAAGGCGTAAGCGAATTTGTCGCCGTTGCAGAAACCGAGAGTTTTACTCAAGCAGCGCAGCGCCTAGGAATATCGACGGCGCAGGTCAGTAGGCAAGTTAGCGCACTCGAAATCCGCTTGGCCACCAAACTATTTCACCGCACAACACGTAAAGTATCGACCACAGAAGTCGGCCGGATATATTACCAACATTGCCGGCAAGTATTAGATGGTTTAGAGGAAGCAGAACGCGTCATCACTAACTTACAGAGCTCACCCAGAGGAACACTCAAAATTACCGCCCCCGTCACTTATGGCGAGAAAACACTTGCCCCTTTAATCAACGATTTTATTGCTCAATACCCAGAGCTCGAAGTCAAAATCAATTTAACCAACCAAAAAATTGATCTCATCGATGAAGGCTATGACCTTGCTATTCGCTTAGGTCAACTTGAAGACTCGACCATGATGGCTAAAAAGCTCAGCACCCGTACGCTCTATGTCTGCGCATCACCTCGCTACATCGACACGTTCGGCATTCCCCATTCACTGTCAGAGCTCAATCAGCATAATTGTCTATTAGGTACCATTGATTACTGGCGATTTCAAGAAAACGGTAAAACCAGAAACATCCGAGTTAAAGGCAGCCTGAATTGTAACAGCGGCCATGCATTGGTTGATGCTGCATTAAAGGGGATCGGGATCATTCAACTCCCCGACTACTATATCATCCCCTATTTAGCAGATGGTCGACTGGTGCCTTTACTTGAAAATAACAGCCAGCCCGATGCTGGGATCTGGGCCCTCTATCCTCATAACAGACACCTATCACCAAAAGTGCGCATGCTCCTCGATTATTTAAGCGAGGCGTTAACTTAA
- a CDS encoding S-(hydroxymethyl)glutathione dehydrogenase/class III alcohol dehydrogenase: MTGQIIKSKAAVAWAVGEPLSMEIVDVMPPQAGEVRIKVIASGVCHTDAFTLSGDDPEGIFPCILGHEGGGIVESIGVGVTSVQVGDHVIPLYTPECGECKFCLSGKTNLCQKIRATQGKGLMPDGTSRFSKDGQIIYHYMGTSTFSEYTVLPEISLAKVNPEAPLEEVCLLGCGVTTGMGAVMNTAKVEEGATVAIFGMGGIGLSAVIGATMAKAARIIVIDINESKFELARKLGATDCINPKDHDKPIQDVIVELTDGGVDYSFECIGNVNVMRSALECCHKGWGESVVIGVAGAGQEISTRPFQLVTGRVWRGSAFGGVKGRSELPEYVERYLAGEFKLSDFITHTMGLEQVNEAFDLMHEGKSIRSVIHFDK; the protein is encoded by the coding sequence ATGACAGGGCAAATTATTAAATCGAAAGCGGCAGTTGCTTGGGCTGTAGGTGAGCCACTTTCTATGGAAATCGTGGATGTCATGCCACCGCAAGCAGGTGAAGTCCGTATCAAGGTGATTGCCTCAGGTGTATGCCATACCGATGCTTTTACGCTTTCTGGTGATGATCCAGAAGGGATATTCCCTTGTATTTTAGGTCACGAAGGTGGTGGGATCGTTGAATCTATCGGTGTCGGTGTGACTAGCGTTCAAGTGGGCGACCATGTTATTCCACTTTATACACCTGAATGTGGTGAGTGTAAATTCTGTCTATCAGGTAAGACTAACCTGTGTCAGAAAATTCGCGCCACGCAAGGTAAAGGGCTAATGCCAGATGGTACTAGCCGTTTTTCGAAAGATGGTCAGATAATTTACCATTACATGGGGACATCGACTTTTTCTGAGTATACCGTGTTGCCTGAAATATCATTAGCTAAGGTCAATCCTGAGGCGCCGCTTGAAGAGGTTTGTCTACTCGGTTGTGGTGTCACCACTGGGATGGGAGCGGTGATGAATACGGCCAAAGTCGAAGAGGGCGCAACGGTGGCTATTTTTGGCATGGGTGGTATTGGCCTATCAGCCGTTATTGGTGCAACCATGGCAAAAGCGGCGCGGATCATCGTTATCGATATTAATGAAAGTAAGTTCGAACTCGCCCGAAAACTGGGTGCGACTGATTGCATCAACCCTAAAGATCACGATAAGCCAATTCAAGACGTGATTGTTGAGTTGACCGATGGTGGCGTGGATTATTCGTTTGAATGTATTGGCAACGTGAACGTGATGCGTTCTGCATTAGAATGTTGTCATAAAGGTTGGGGGGAATCTGTCGTTATTGGTGTTGCCGGTGCAGGCCAAGAGATCTCAACTCGCCCATTTCAACTGGTCACCGGCCGAGTCTGGAGAGGATCTGCATTTGGCGGCGTGAAAGGTCGTTCTGAATTACCTGAATATGTTGAGCGTTACTTGGCTGGTGAGTTTAAGTTGAGTGATTTTATCACCCATACAATGGGCCTTGAACAAGTGAATGAAGCCTTTGATCTTATGCATGAAGGTAAGAGTATACGCAGCGTTATTCATTTCGATAAGTAG
- the fghA gene encoding S-formylglutathione hydrolase, with protein MTIENLSVNKSFGGWHKQYSHRSRVLNCDMRFAIYLPPQASNGEKVPVLYWLSGLTCSDENFMQKAGVQALAASLGIAIVAPDTSPRGDDVADDEAYDLGKGAGFYVNATQAPWNRHYHMYDYVVDELPKLVESMFPVSDKRSIAGHSMGGHGALVIALRNTGRYQSVSAFSPISNPINCPWGKKALTAYLGRDTATWSEYDASVLMRQASNFVPALVDQGEADNFLVEQLKPEMLQAAASVSGYPLVLNFREGYDHSYYFIASFIEDHLRFHADHLR; from the coding sequence GTGACAATTGAAAATTTGAGTGTTAATAAGAGTTTTGGCGGTTGGCATAAACAATATAGCCACCGTTCGAGAGTGTTAAATTGCGACATGAGATTTGCTATCTATTTGCCACCACAAGCCTCAAACGGTGAAAAGGTCCCCGTCTTATACTGGCTGTCAGGTTTGACCTGTAGCGATGAGAATTTTATGCAAAAAGCGGGTGTACAAGCACTGGCTGCCTCACTTGGTATTGCTATCGTTGCGCCGGATACTAGTCCAAGAGGCGATGATGTTGCCGACGATGAAGCTTACGATCTGGGTAAAGGCGCGGGGTTTTATGTTAACGCGACTCAGGCGCCTTGGAATCGTCATTATCACATGTATGATTACGTTGTCGATGAGCTGCCAAAGCTGGTGGAGTCGATGTTTCCTGTTAGTGATAAACGTTCGATTGCTGGGCATTCTATGGGTGGACATGGTGCGCTGGTGATTGCTCTGAGAAATACAGGACGTTATCAGTCTGTTTCTGCATTTAGCCCTATTAGTAACCCGATAAACTGCCCTTGGGGTAAGAAGGCGTTGACGGCATATTTAGGCCGAGATACTGCCACATGGTCAGAATATGATGCCAGCGTCTTGATGCGTCAGGCGAGTAATTTTGTGCCTGCTTTGGTGGATCAAGGTGAGGCGGATAACTTTCTTGTTGAGCAGTTAAAGCCTGAAATGCTTCAAGCTGCCGCGAGTGTGAGTGGTTATCCGTTAGTGCTAAACTTCCGTGAAGGCTATGATCACAGTTACTATTTTATTGCGAGTTTCATTGAAGATCATTTACGCTTTCATGCTGATCATTTACGTTAA